One Drechmeria coniospora strain ARSEF 6962 chromosome 01, whole genome shotgun sequence genomic region harbors:
- a CDS encoding serine/threonine protein kinase Hsk1, with amino-acid sequence MGTTFEPGWLMQPQEPPFDIHEDARTEETEVMIDDDARDATEEPRSEDAEPQEEEAAGEEDEEDEEDEEDEEDEEDESSDDEHVESSVQADMDNLTRDFPGFRDKYRLIKRIGEGTFSTVFKAQDIHYSRYDNSWDFKDDASKWTPPPLRRQQRSSSRSSPRRHHRPRYVAIKKIYVTSSPARILNELELLHDLRLCASVCPLITAFRHADQVVAILPYFRHGDFRSYFRDMTMPDIGIYLRSLFTALQGVHDHKILHRDIKPTNFLYDPASQHGVLVDFGLAEREGSECKPCLCHEPREVRKQRQANSVWAQSTALAQPGYPKNDTRPSRRANRAGTRGFRAPEVLFKCTEQTTAIDIWSVGVILLTILSKRFPFFNSADDVEAMIEIATIFGSKRMKAAGLLHGCVFETTIPTIGTQGFTMEKIILWSTCRGEDKPLAPDEKLAVRFLERCMELDPSRRITAEEALQHDFLALPRQGSQEHGPDDDEDEVDMLQA; translated from the exons ATGGGCACGACTTTCGAGCCAGGCTGGCTCATGCAGCCTCAGGAGCCGCCGTTTGACATCCACGAGGACGCTCGGACGGAAGAAACAGAGGTCATGATCGACGATGACGCACGGGACGCTACCGAGGAGCCCCGGTCGGAAGACGCCGAGCCCCAAGAAGAGGAAGCggcgggagaggaggacgaggaggacgaggaggacgaggaggacgaggaggatgaggaggacgagagctccgacgacgaacaCGTCGAGAGCAGCGTCCAGGCAGACATGGACAATTTGACGCGAGACTTTCCTGGCTTCCGGGACAAATACCGTCTCATCAAGCGCATCGGCGAAG GCACCTTCTCCACCGTTTTCAAGGCCCAAGACATCCACTACAGCCGTTACGACAACAGCTGGGACTTTAAAGACGACGCTTCCAAATGGACCCCCCCTCCGCTGAGGCGCCAGCAGCGATCGAGCAGTCGCTCCTCACCGCGCCGTCACCACCGCCCTCGGTACGTGGCCATCAAGAAGATATACGTCACCTCGAGCCCTGCTCGCATCCtcaacgagctcgagctcctccacGACCTGCGTCTCTGCGCCTCCGTCTGCCCGCTCATCACGGCCTTCCGCCACGCCGACCaggtcgtcgccatcctACCCTACTTCCGCCACGGCGACTTTCGATCCTACTTCCGAGACATGACCATGCCGGACATTGGCATCTACCTACGCTCCCTCTTCACCGCCCTGCAAGGCGTCCACGACCACAAGATCCTCCACCGCGACATAAAGCCCACCAACTTCCTCTACGACCCGGCCTCGCAgcacggcgtcctcgtcgactttgggctcgccgagcgcgaAGGCTCCGAGTGCAAGCCCTGCCTGTGCCACGAGCCGCGCGAGGTCCGCAAGCAGCGCCAGGCGAACTCGGTCTGGGCCCAGTCGACGGCCCTCGCTCAGCCGGGCTACCCCAAGAACGACACCCGCCCGTCGCGCCGAGCCAACCGCGCCGGCACGAGGGGCTTCCGCGCCCCCGAAGTGCTCTTCAAGTGCACCGAgcagacgacggccatcgacaTATGGtccgtcggcgtcatcctcctcaCCATCCTCTCCAAGCGCTTCCCCTTCTTCaactcggccgacgacgtcgaggccatgaTCGAGATTGCCACCATCTTCGGCTCGAAGCGCATGAaggccgccggcctgctgcacGGCTGCGTCTTCGAGACCACCATCCCCACCATCGGCACCCAGGGCTTCACCATGGAGAAGATCATCCTCTGGAGCACCTGTCGCGGCGAGGACAAGCCCCTCGCGCCCGACGAGAAGCTGGCCGTGCGTTTCCTCGAGCGGTGCATGGAGCTCGACCCCTCGCGGAGGatcacggccgaggaggctcTGCAGCACGACTTTCTCGCCCTTCCTCGACAGGGGAGCCAAGAGCAcgggcccgacgacgacgaggacgaggtggacATGCTGCAGGCGTAG
- a CDS encoding putative RPL28-60S large subunit ribosomal protein L27a.e encodes MPTRTSKTRKHRGHVSAGKGRVGKHRKHPGGRGLAGGQHHHRTNMDKYHPGYFGKVGMRYFHKQQNHFWKPVINLDKLWTLVPAETRDQYVSGQKKDTVPVLDLLPLGYSKVLGKGRLPEVPLVVRARWVSKLAEKKIKEAGGVVELVA; translated from the exons ATGCCTACCCGAACTTCGAAGACCCGCAAGCA TCGCGGCCACGTCTCGGCCGGTAAGGGCCGTGTGGGCAAGCACCGCAAGCACCCCGGTGGTCGTGGTCTCGCCGGTGGTCAGCACCACCACCGTACCAACATGGACAAg TACCATCCCGGTTACTTCGGAAAGGTCGGTATGCGGTACTTCCACAAGCAGCAGAACCACTTCTGGAAGCCCGTCATCAACCTCGACAAG CTGTGGACTCTCGTTCCCGCCGAGACCCGCGACCAGTACGTCTCCGGCCAGAAGAAGGACACGGtccccgtcctcgacctcctccccctcggcTACTCCAAGGTCCTCGGCAAGGGCCGCCTGCCCGAAGTCCCCCTGGTTGTGCGCGCGCGGTGGGTGAGCAAGCtggcggagaagaagatCAAGGAGGCTGGtggtgtcgtcgagctggTGGCATAA
- a CDS encoding purine-cytosine permease FCY22: MTVDVIDKTLSAQGQDHEAQADVERPSLLRKVLRMGRVEENGIRPLAVEERTNTRFFNIFTVWFSINSNILGIFFGMLGPTIYGLSLRDSALVIVFFGLVTTIPPGYLTVWGPKTGMRQMVQARYSFGRYAVSIPVLFNLVTMMGFTVIVLVLGGQCLSAVSDGRLTATVGIVIIAVLSLLVSFAGFKVLHAFETYAYLVALVSILVTVCIGGRDLDEQWEPPQPPRARQVLDFGMVVASYQIPWAPLASDFTTYFDPKVPSWRAFHYAYWGLLLPTVVLMILGAAIGGALPLHADWTLQFHENLVGGVLSAMLANVHGFGKFLVVVLCLTLLGNTCGTFYAITLNLQTLAPGLSRVPRYVFSIVTTAIIVPIASLALGNFLQNLENFIALIGYWSAAFVAVVMTEHLVFRRGRFDSYDPAAWNKASLLPWGAAAMGAFVVAFGCVVPFMNTKLWTGPVGEKTGDIGFEVAFFVAALAYLPLRWLERRVSGR; encoded by the exons atgaccGTCGACGTTATTGACAAGACTTTGTCGGCGCAAGGCCAGGACCATGAGGCGCAGGCAGACGTCGAGCGGCCGTCGCTGCTGCGCAAGGTCCTTCGCATgggccgcgtcgaggagaacgGCATCCGTccgctggccgtcgaggagcgcaCCAACACGCGCTTCTTCAACATCTTTACCGTCTGGTTCTCCATCAACTCCAACATTCTCGG AATCTTCTTTGGCATGCTCGGCCCGACCATCTACGGCCTCAGCCTGCGGGACtcggccctcgtcatcgtcttcttcggcctcgtcacCACCATCCCGCCCGGCTACCTCACCGTCTGGGGTCCCAAGACGGGCATGCGGCAGATGGTCCAGGCTCGCTACAGCTTCGGCCGGTACGCCGTCTCGATCCCGGTGCTGTTCAACCTCGTCACCATGATGGGCttcaccgtcatcgtcctcgtcctcggcggccagtGCCTGTCGGCCGTGTCCGACGGCCggctgacggcgacggtcggcatcgtcatcatcgccgtgCTGTCGCTGCTCGTCTCCTTTGCCGGCTTCAAGGTGCTCCACGCCTTCGAGACGTACGcctacctcgtcgccctcgtgagcatcctcgtcaccgtctgcatcggcggcagggacctcgacgagcagtgggagccgccgcagccgccgcggGCGCGCCAGGTGCTCGACTTTGGCATGGTCGTGGCGAGCTACCAGATCCCCTGGGCGCCGCTCGCGAGCGACTTCACCACCTACTTCGACCCCAAGGTGCCCTCGTGGCGCGCCTTCCACTATGCCTACTGGGGCCTCCTGCTGCCGACCGTCGTGCTCATGATCCTCGGcgcggccatcggcggcgcgctGCCGCTGCACGCCGACTGGACGCTGCAGTTCCACGAGAACCTCGTGGGGGGCGTCCTCTCGGCCATGCTCGCGAACGTGCACGGCTTTGGCAagttcctcgtcgtcgtgctgtGCCTGACGCTGCTCGGCAACACCTGCGGCACCTTTTACGCCATCACCCTCAACCTGCAGACGCTGGCGCCGGGGCTCTCGAGGGTGCCGCGGTACGTCTTCTCCATCGTcacgacggccatcatcgTGCCCATCGCCTCGCTGGCGCTCGGCAACTTTCTGCAGAACCTCGAGAACTTCATCGCCCTCATCGGCTACTGGTCGgccgcctttgtcgccgtcgtcatgacGGAGCATCTCGTCTTCCGTCGGGGGCGCTTCGATTCGTACGACCCGGCCGCGTGGAACAAGGCGAGCCTCCTGCCGTGGGgagcggcggccatgggcgCCTTTGTCGTCGCCTTTGGCTGCGTCGTGCCGTTCATGAACACCAAGCTGTGGACGGGACCGGTTGGCGAGAAGACGGGCGACATCGGCTTCGAGGTGGCCTTTTTCGTCGCCGCGCTGGCCTACCTGCCGCTACGCTGGCTCGAGAGGCGCGTGTCGGGGCGGTGA
- a CDS encoding spindle poison sensitivity protein Scp3: MPVAASESAFSSLPAHATLPLPSPFAKRRPHARHSIPAVVMPEFRHARSGSLNIPSASPSAAPGPHGQMTPRSPPNTSHVPCKFFRQGACQAGAACPFSHDIGTSTETVCKYFAKGNCKFGPKCANVHVLPDGRRINYGKNGVTIGSTPVSLAGRPSPTPTSPTPVPASAYHQSSASALTSSLYADQPSYPIGYPTDADRHRLARQPSLDIGIPAIDTPFTTTSYGSPRDDDTLRLAYGLPSLNSKGLSVLDAPLPSSFDSNGISNAARFPSAPWPSSVPSKFGLESPTPSLNNAKDSRTSETLKLLHTSAFGSSDFLVTAMASGSPPNSQPVNGEEYFGKRAMHSSRYSRPRMLSASLPKTSVDHDWEAEFVFGDDGDNGPENYVPENLQDLLTPAEKARRGSIRDTDPVVDSISKYGSPIGSSPSRWGSLFQRQKEEEEAARAARNAGSAFGHVGSPLRKSTLAQEMGKGSKGANGASPRLSASRSASESMSVLSQQFQRSRLDDGSVGSPLLHPTTTRIGKDRAMERHVSTGSIGSSVTGRFTTPIDEEDPDFVFSMEEEDDPRTARVRKRASATLSIGGFASYAAAAGKGTKEPRDTAPVGGR, translated from the exons ATGCCCGTTGCTGCCAGCGAGTCAGCCTTCTCATCTCTGCCAGCGCATGCAACTCTACCTCTTCCTTCACCCTTTGCCAAACGGCGTCCTCACGCGCGACACTCGATCCCAGCCGTCGTCATGCCCGAGTTTCGACACGCCCGCAGCGGCAGCCTGAACATCCCCTCGGCTTCCCCCTCGGCTGCCCCGGGCCCTCATGGCCAGATGACCCCCCGAAGCCCTCCCA ACACCTCACACGTACCCTGCAAGTTCTTCCGTCAGGGGGCCTGCCAGGCCGGTGCCGCCTGTCCCTTCAGCCACGACATCGGCACGTCGACCGAAACTGTCTGCAAATACTTCGCCAAG GGCAACTGCAAGTTTGGCCCCAAGTGCGCCAACGTCCACGTCctccccgacggccgccgcatcAATTACGGCAAGAATGGCGTCACCATCGGCTCGACGCCCGTgagcctcgccggccgaccctcgccgacgcccacctcgccgacgccggtaCCGGCCAGCGCCTACCATCAATCCTCGGCCAGCGCCCTCACCTCGTCGCTCTACGCTGACCAACCCTCGTACCCGATTGGATACccgaccgacgccgaccgtcatcgcctcgcccgccagcCGAGTCTCGACATCGGCATCCCCGCCATCGACACGCCCTTCACCACGACCAGCTACGGCTCAccccgcgacgacgacaccctGCGCCTCGCCTACGGCCTTCCCTCCCTCAACAGCAAGGGGCTTTCCGTGCTCGACGCCCCCCTGCCCTCCTCGTTCGACTCCAACGGAATCTCAAACGCCGCCCGCTTCCCCTCGGCcccctggccgtcgtcggttccCTCCAAGTTCGGCCTCGAGTCGCCCACGCCATCCCTCAACAACGCCAAGGACTCGCGCACCTCCGAGACGCTCAAGTTGCTCCACACCTCGGCCTTTGGCTCCTCCGACTTTTTGGTcaccgccatggccagcggCAGCCCCCCCAACTCGCAGCCCGTCAATGGCGAGGAGTACTTTGGCAAGCGAGCCATGCACTCGTCCAGATACTCGAGGCCCAGGATGCTGAGCGCGAGCCTGCCCAAGACGTCGGTCGACCACGACTGGGAAGCCGAGTTCGtctttggcgacgacggcgacaatgGCCCGGAAAACTACGTGCCCGAGAACCTGCAGGATCTCCTGACGCCGGCCGAGAAGGCTCGACGTGGCTCCATTCGCGACACCGatcccgtcgtcgacagcatTTCCAAGTACGGCAGTCCGATCGGATCCAGCCCGAGTCGGTGGGGCTCCCTGTTCCAGCGccagaaggaggaggaggaagcggcgCGGGCGGCCAGGAACGCCGGTTCCGCCTTTGGACACGTTGGCAGCCCTCTGCGGAAGTCGACGCTGGCTCAGGAGATGGGCAAAGGCTCCAAGGGCGCCAACGGAGCCTCGCCAcgcctctcggcctcgcgctCCGCGAGCGAATCCATGTCTGTCCTATCCCAGCAGTTCCAGCGcagccggctcgacgacggctccgtcggctCCCCGCTCCTTCACCCCACGACGACGCGCATCGGCAAGGACCGAGCCATGGAGCGGCACGTGTCGACCGGCAGTATCGGCTCCTCCGTCACCGGTCGCTTCACCACGCCGATTGATGAGGAGGACCCCGATTTCGTCTTCAGcatggaggaggaagacgacccCAGAACTGCGAGGGTGCGGAAGCGGGCTTCTGCCACCCTGagcatcggcggcttcgcaagctacgccgccgccgccggcaagggCACCAAGGAGCCGCGCGACACGGCTCCCGTCGGCGGTCGGTGA
- a CDS encoding acyl carrier protein produces the protein MFRTAILRSAVRAASRPAVPARSMLVAAPRVAVPRVQSLIAVRMYGASSGLGKEQVEGRIISLLQGFDKVKDTSSIKANSHFSNDLGLDSLDTVEVVMAIEEEFSIEIPDKDADTIHSVDKAVEYILSQPDAN, from the exons atgtTCCGCACCGCCATCCTCCGCTCGGCCGTCCGCGCCGCTAGCCGTCCCGCCGTCCCGGCAAGGTCTATGCTCGTCGCGGCGCCCCGAGTTGCTGTGCCCCGTGTCCAGAGCCTTATTGCCGTGCGGATGTATGGCGCCTCCAGCGGCCTGGGCAaggagcaggtcgagggTCGCATCATCAGCTTGTTGCAGGGCTTTGACAAG GTCAAGGACACCTCCAGC ATCAAGGCCAACTCCCACTTTTCCAAcgaccttggcctcgacaGCCTCGATACCGTCGAAGTCGTCATGGCGATTGAGGAGGAGTTCAGCATCGAGATCCCCGACAAGGACGCAGACACAATCCACTCTG TCGACAAGGCTGTGGAGTATATCCTGAGCCAGCCTGACGCCAACTAA
- a CDS encoding hypothetical protein (related to non-ribosomal peptide synthetase), producing MSQETLTQVPSPVLGGDLAIYPFQQPAESRTLVDILDASTSAHPDALAIDNGTSSLTYAELAKRIAARVEQLRAVGVGVGDRVGIRVTSGTLDLYVGILAIITAGAAYVPVDVDDPDERAEIVWTEASVCTVLTDNATLTKHGVPVGGPQSRPGLENDAWIIFTSGSTGKPKGVAVSHRSAAAFVDAETELFMPQDRRLGPGDRVLAGLSVAFDASCEEMWLAWRHGACLVPAPRSLVKAGADLGTFLTAQRISAVSTVPTLAALWPTETLRGVRLLILGGEACSPELAGRLAKTVEFVWNTYGPTEATVVTCAAPLVAGEPLVRIGLPLVGWKMAVVGSDDRPVRWGEEGELVIGGVGMARYLDLEKDKVKFAPASVFDGERAYRSGDLVRAEREGLVFIGRNDEQIKLGGRRIELGEIDAALMTLPGVGAAASAIRRSELGMQVLVGYVVRDKGHKVDVAADRELLKHVLPAGLVPMLVAVDDLPVRTSGKVDRKALPWPPPSLPAKDADGRSAFVGTMAWLAERWGRVLGVGPDSPKAHFFDLGGSSLGAAQLVSQLRERVPTLSVADVYENPALEAMATRIDDLSGIKHSERLVKPTPRWVVLVQLFILFFELSFQGLRWLTAVGLTKKFFTLRLGANSWAGQFTGDMPWWLLAVGSAVFLSFPGRLLTTALAARLLTIGITPGSYPRGGWLHIRLWAAERFAGLGNIGSIGGTQWCRRYARMLGCQVGKDAQLHGLPPTTGLASFGAGCAIEPEVDTAGWWLDGDILHVGSITIGEGARVGSRSTLMPNTVLEAYADVPPGTCVQGTVKGPDHVPSPNEKMAATRGQTFWSGFRYTTTLLVMDFFPLFMIAPTLLLTPLLVRDYADFNTVCLALVELTLPGTAIGIILYCAFVISLTRLLSLAMKPGVYSWHSTTAWAAWWTHGLMITARTTLFPIYASLLTPIWLKMLGARIGRNVEASTIVSVPSLLEVDDGAFLADDVLLSPFELGHGQIRLGPSTVGFKTFVGNSAIVEPDIRVPDGVLIGVLGTAPKDVKPGSSWLGRPPMSLPRRVDSPVDEALTFKPPRRLVLARALVESCRLIPLLISGMILTLSGLTMLWFLNTFGIGWSVLAGSGMVIGAGLVASAITTLAKWLLTPVIKPGKQRPLWSSFVWRNELADTFVQCLGVPWFAQACYGTPMLSMWMRTLGAKIGRGVWLESHLLPEAELIQIDAGASVNRGCVLQTHLFHDRLMRLDTVHLEAGATLGPRAITLPGTTIGAGATVAPSSLVMRGEHIPAGTRWRGNPVRPWVEEEAVDTLVDSSDWRSDVTRTSTQRDAFNASIV from the coding sequence ATGAGCCAAGAAACCCTAACGCAAGTGCCGTCCCCCGTGCTTGGCGGAGACTTGGCCATATACCCCTTTCAGCAACCGGCCGAGTCTCGTACGCTCGTCGACATACTCGATGCGTCCACGTCGGCTCAccccgacgccctcgccatcgacaACGGCACGTCGAGCTTGACCTAtgccgagctggccaagAGAATAGCAGCCCGCGTGGAGCAGCTGAGagctgtcggcgtcggcgtcggcgatcGGGTCGGCATTCGAGTAACCTCGGGAACCCTGGACCTGTATGTCGGCATTCTCGCAATCATCACGGCCGGCGCGGCCTACGTCCCggtcgatgtcgacgatCCGGATGAGCGCGCCGAGATCGTCTGGACCGAAGCTTCGGTCTGCACCGTCCTGACCGACAACGCGACTCTCACAAAACACGGCGTGCCGGTAGGCGGGCCGCAAAGCCGGCCGGGCCTGGAAAACGACGCCTGGATCATCTTCACTTCGGGCTCGACCGGGAAGCCCAAGGGCGTCGCCGTTAGCCACCGAAGCGCGGCCGCCTTCGTCGATGCCGAAACAGAGCTCTTCATGCCCCAGGATCGGCGCCTTGGACCGGGCGACCGTGTGCTCGCCGGTCTCTCCGTAGCCTTTGACGCCTCCTGCGAGGAGATGTGGCTCGCCTGGCGCCATGGTGCCTGTCTCGTGCCCGCACCGAGGTccctcgtcaaggccggcgccgacctcggcacCTTCCTGACGGCGCAACGCATCTCGGCAgtgtcgacggtgccgacgctcGCGGCGCTGTGGCCTACCGAGACGCTCCGCGGCGTCCGACttctcatcctcggcggcgaggcctgCTCCCCCGAGCTCGCCGGTCGGCTGGCCAAGACGGTCGAGTTTGTGTGGAACACGTACGGTCCGACCGAAGCAACCGTCGTGACGTGCGCGGCCCCGTTGGTGGCCGGAGAGCCCCTCGTTCGGATCGGTCTACCCCTCGTCGGCTGGaagatggccgtcgtcgggtccGACGACCGGCCGGTGCGAtggggcgaggagggcgagctcgtcatcggcggcgtcggcatggcTCGCTACCTTGACCTCGAGAAGGACAAGGTCAAGTTTGCACCGGCCAGCGtcttcgacggcgagcgggcGTACCGCAGCGGCGACCTGGTCAGAGCCGAGCGGGAAGGGCTCGTCTTCATCGGTCGCAACGACGAGCAGATCAAGCTGGGCGGCCGCCGCATCGAGCTGGGCGAGATCGACGCAGCTTTGATGACGCtccccggcgtcggcgcagCAGCCAGCGCCATCCGTCGTAGCGAGCTCGGCATGCAGGTGCTTGTGGGCTACGTCGTCCGGGACAAGGGCCAcaaggtcgacgtcgccgccgaccgcgAGCTGCTCAAGCACGTGCTGCCGGCCGGTCTTGTTcccatgctcgtcgccgtcgacgacctaCCCGTTCGCACCTCGGGCAAGGTCGACCGCAAAGCgctgccgtggccgccgccatcgttgCCCGCAAAGGATGCTGACGGTCGTTCCGCCTTTGTCGGCACCATGGCTTGGCTCGCCGAAAGGTGGGGCCGTGTTCTCGGTGTGGGGCCGGATTCGCCCAAAGCCCACTTCTTCGAtctcggcggcagcagcctcggcgccgcccagctCGTGTCGCAGCTGCGCGAGCGAGTGCCGaccctctccgtcgccgacgtgtACGAGAACCCggccctcgaggccatggcgacgcgCATCGATGACCTCTCCGGCATCAAGCACTCGGAGCGTCTCGTGAAGCCGACTCCGCGCTGGGTCGTGCTCGTCCAGCTGTTCATCCTGTTTTTCGAGCTCAGCTTTCAGGGCCTCCGCTGGCTCACGGCCGTCGGGCTCACCAAAAAGTTCTTCACCCTCCGTCTCGGTGCCAACTCTTGGGCCGGCCAGTTCACCGGCGATATGCCGTGGTggctgctcgccgtcggctccgcCGTGTTTCTCTCCTTTCCCGGCCGTCTTCTCACCACCGCCCTGGCGGCGCGGCTGCTCACCATCGGCATCACCCCAGGCAGTTACCCTCGCGGCGGATGGCTGCACATTCGGCTGTGGGCGGCGGAGCGATTCGCCGGACTCGGCAACATCGGTTCCATCGGCGGGACGCAGTGGTGTCGACGCTACGCCCGCATGCTCGGCTGCCAGGTCGGCAAGGATGCCCAGCTGCACGGCctgccaccgacgacgggcctCGCCAGCTTCGGCGCCGGGTGCGCCATCGAACCCGAGGTCGACACGGCTGGATGgtggctcgacggcgacatccTGCACGTCGGCtccatcaccatcggcgAAGGCGCCCGCGTCGGTAGTCGCAGCACGCTCATGCCGAACACGGTGCTCGAGGCATACGCCGACGTGCCGCCCGGCACCTGCGTTCAAGGAACCGTCAAGGGGCCGGACCACGTGCCCTCGCCCAACGagaagatggcggcgacCAGAGGCCAGACGTTCTGGTCGGGGTTCCGGTacacgacgacgctgctTGTCATGGACTTTTTCCCGCTTTTCATGATCGCTCCCACGCTGCTGCTCACGCCCCTGCTCGTGCGCGACTACGCCGACTTCAACACCGTGTGCCTCGCGCTTGTCGAGCTGACGCTGCCCGGCACCGCCATAGGCATCATTCTCTACTGCGCCTTCGTCATCTCCCTCACGCGACTGCTCAGCCTGGCCATGAAGCCGGGCGTGTACTCTTGGCACAGCACGACGGCGTGGGCGGCGTGGTGGACGCACGGCCTCATGATCACGGCGCGGACGACGCTGTTTCCCATTTACGCGAGCTTGTTGACGCCCATCTGGCTGAAGATGCTTGGTGCGCGCATCGGGCGCAACGTCGAGGCGTCGACCATCGTGTCCGTGCCGTCgctcctcgaggtcgacgacggtgcgttcctggccgacgacgtgctgCTCTCACCCTTCGAGCTCGGTCACGGACAAATTCGGCTCGGTCCCTCAACCGTCGGCTTCAAGACTTTTGTCGGAAActcggccatcgtcgagccggATATCCGGGTGCCCGATGGCGTCCTCATCGGTGTTCTCGGCACGGCGCCCAAGGACGTCAAGCCCGGCTCGTCGTGGCTCGGGCGACCGCCCATGTCTCTCCCCCGCCGCGTCGACTCGCCCGTGGACGAGGCCTTGACCTTTAagccgcctcgacgactcgTGCTGGCGAGAGCCCTGGTCGAGTCCTGCAGGCTCATCCCCCTGCTCATCTCGGGCATGATCCTGACGCTGAGCGGGCTCACGATGCTGTGGTTCCTCAACACCTTCGGCATCGGGTGGTCGGTCCTGGCGGGCAGCGGCATGGTCATCGGCGCCGGACTCGTCGCGAGCGCCATCACGACCTTGGCGAAGTGGTTGCTGACGCCCGTCATCAAACCTGGCAAGCAGCGTCCCTTGTGGAGCTCCTTTGTCTGGCGCAACGAGCTGGCCGACACCTTCGTCCAGTGCCTCGGCGTGCCTTGGTTCGCTCAGGCGTGCTACGGAACTCCGATGCTGTCCATGTGGATGAGAACGCTGGGGGCCAAGATTGGTCGTGGAGTGTGGTTGGAGAGCCACCTCCtccccgaggccgagctgatCCAgatcgacgccggcgcctccgTCAACCGAGGATGCGTGCTGCAAACCCACCTCTTCCACGACCGGCTGATGCGCCTGGACACGGTCCATCTCGAGGCAGGGGCAACGCTGGGCCCACGCGCGATTACGCTTCCGGGCACCACcatcggtgccggcgccACCGTCGCACCGTCCTCGCTGGTCATGCGCGGCGAGCACATCCCAGCCGGCACCCGCTGGCGGGGGAATCCGGTACGGCCTtgggtcgaggaggaagcggTGGATACGTTGGTCGACAGCTCGGACTGGAGATCGGATGTGACACGCACGTCGACGCAGCGGGACGCTTTCAACGCATCCATCGTCTGA